In Lysinibacillus sp. FSL M8-0337, the following proteins share a genomic window:
- a CDS encoding class I SAM-dependent methyltransferase → MEFNSTLANEYEKGIRRTLPSYDTMLRLTKTFYQSALQENASFLVVGSGSGNEILQLAEQRPQWSFVGIDPSEAMLEIAENRLHSLPNEISLLQGTMLTASIPATKFDAASCILVLHFIDTYEEKLATLKGIANHLKSGAPFVLVSKYGQLDSSETELQFDLWRAYWLQHTKLSTSELASMEQSIRSLSFMREDDIVTLLQQAGFTQPSRFFATTLFGGWICYKE, encoded by the coding sequence ATGGAATTTAACAGCACGCTTGCGAACGAGTATGAAAAAGGCATTCGTCGTACTTTACCGAGTTACGATACAATGCTTCGTTTAACGAAAACTTTTTATCAATCCGCTTTACAAGAGAATGCTAGTTTTTTAGTTGTTGGTTCGGGCAGTGGCAATGAAATACTACAGTTAGCTGAACAAAGACCACAGTGGTCCTTTGTCGGTATCGACCCATCTGAAGCCATGTTGGAAATTGCAGAAAACCGTCTACACTCACTACCAAATGAGATTTCTTTACTACAAGGCACCATGCTCACTGCATCAATCCCTGCAACAAAGTTTGATGCCGCTAGCTGTATACTTGTACTTCATTTTATTGATACCTATGAGGAGAAACTTGCTACATTAAAAGGGATTGCAAACCATTTAAAATCTGGGGCACCCTTTGTGCTTGTTTCTAAATATGGACAGCTTGACTCTTCTGAAACAGAGCTACAGTTTGACCTATGGCGCGCATATTGGCTGCAGCACACAAAACTTTCTACTTCTGAATTAGCTAGCATGGAGCAGTCCATTCGCTCGCTTTCATTTATGCGGGAAGATGACATTGTTACGCTTTTACAGCAGGCAGGCTTTACACAGCCTTCACGTTTTTTTGCAACGACATTATTTGGTGGTTGGATATGCTATAAAGAGTAA
- a CDS encoding PIN/TRAM domain-containing protein, producing the protein MKKFIQIAFLLIGGALGLVFLPPLYELLHLSSNPWLDNPYVSVALGALLLFTLSFAFSDYFVRLISWMEEVLFKVPVGDLLFGTLGLIVGLIVAYFLGFAIDSVQIRGISEVIPIILSFVLGYLGFRVGFKKRDELLQLFTLRGNNAKKKATEGIDVPENRGSYKLLDTSVIIDGRIADISETGFIEGVLVVPQFVLTELQHIADSSDTLKRTRGRRGLDILKKLQDERMTKVEITEEDFEDVQEVDLKLVRLAKKMDNDTQIVTNDFNLNKVCELHQVKVLNINDLANAVKPVVIPGEDMQVVVIKDGKEHNQGVAYLDDGTMIVVEGGRNYIGQAITVTVTSVLQTSAGRMIFAKPKDD; encoded by the coding sequence ATGAAAAAATTTATTCAAATTGCTTTTTTACTGATTGGAGGAGCTTTAGGCCTTGTTTTCTTACCGCCATTATACGAATTGCTTCATTTATCATCTAATCCTTGGCTTGATAATCCTTACGTATCAGTTGCTTTAGGTGCGCTTTTACTATTTACATTATCATTTGCTTTTTCCGATTATTTTGTTCGGCTAATTAGCTGGATGGAAGAGGTGCTTTTTAAAGTGCCTGTTGGGGATTTATTATTTGGTACGCTTGGGCTAATTGTAGGACTTATCGTAGCCTATTTCCTAGGCTTTGCGATTGATAGCGTTCAAATTCGCGGTATTTCAGAAGTAATTCCGATTATCTTATCGTTTGTGCTTGGATATTTGGGATTCCGTGTTGGTTTTAAAAAGCGAGATGAGTTACTTCAGTTATTTACCTTACGTGGGAATAATGCAAAGAAAAAAGCAACTGAAGGAATTGACGTTCCAGAAAATCGCGGTAGTTATAAATTGCTAGATACGAGCGTTATTATAGATGGGCGTATTGCGGATATTTCGGAAACAGGTTTTATTGAAGGCGTTTTGGTTGTGCCGCAGTTTGTATTAACGGAGCTACAGCATATTGCAGATTCCTCCGATACATTAAAACGTACAAGAGGTCGCCGTGGTTTGGATATATTAAAGAAACTGCAAGATGAACGTATGACAAAAGTAGAAATTACCGAAGAAGATTTTGAAGATGTGCAGGAAGTGGATTTAAAACTTGTACGTCTTGCAAAGAAAATGGATAATGATACACAAATTGTGACAAATGACTTCAACTTGAACAAAGTATGTGAATTACATCAAGTGAAAGTACTGAATATTAATGATTTGGCAAATGCAGTGAAACCAGTTGTGATTCCTGGAGAAGATATGCAAGTGGTCGTTATTAAAGATGGGAAAGAGCATAACCAAGGTGTGGCCTATTTGGATGATGGCACGATGATTGTTGTAGAAGGAGGCCGCAATTATATCGGACAGGCTATTACCGTAACTGTAACGAGCGTTCTACAAACATCTGCAGGTCGAATGATTTTTGCTAAGCCAAAGGACGATTAG
- the ispD gene encoding 2-C-methyl-D-erythritol 4-phosphate cytidylyltransferase — protein MQYEVVLPAAGSGKRMGAGRNKLFLELLEKPILIHTLEVFEQDENCTGIWLAVKPAERAVIQKMLENYGISKVKGLPDGGAERQHSVHACMKEMGQVDIVLVHDAARPFITRDIIANLVQSAHNFGAAIAGVRAKDTMKKVRNGIIEETVDRESLWMIQTPQAFRFDLIVEAEDVAEKVGFLGTDEAMLVERLGHEVHIVESNYENVKMTTKEDLLFGEAILRKRALGNNL, from the coding sequence GTGCAGTATGAAGTAGTGCTTCCAGCAGCAGGAAGTGGCAAGCGAATGGGAGCAGGGCGAAATAAATTATTTTTAGAGCTTTTAGAGAAACCGATTTTAATACACACATTAGAAGTATTTGAGCAAGATGAAAACTGTACTGGCATTTGGCTTGCGGTGAAACCAGCAGAACGTGCTGTGATTCAAAAGATGCTAGAAAACTATGGGATTTCTAAGGTCAAAGGCTTGCCTGATGGTGGAGCAGAGCGACAGCATTCAGTGCACGCTTGTATGAAAGAAATGGGGCAGGTTGATATTGTTTTAGTGCATGATGCAGCACGCCCATTTATTACGCGCGATATTATTGCAAACCTTGTGCAAAGTGCGCATAACTTTGGCGCTGCAATCGCTGGTGTTCGTGCAAAGGACACAATGAAAAAAGTGCGTAATGGCATCATTGAAGAAACGGTGGACCGTGAAAGCTTATGGATGATTCAAACGCCTCAAGCCTTCCGGTTCGATTTGATTGTAGAAGCGGAAGATGTTGCTGAGAAAGTGGGCTTCCTCGGAACAGATGAGGCGATGTTAGTCGAGCGACTTGGTCATGAGGTGCACATTGTTGAAAGCAACTATGAAAACGTAAAGATGACAACAAAAGAAGATTTACTTTTTGGTGAAGCTATTTTACGTAAACGCGCGTTGGGGAATAATTTGTAA
- a CDS encoding ATP-dependent Clp protease ATP-binding subunit, with product MMFNRFTQRAQKVLQLAQEEAIRWKHESIGTEHILLGLIREGGGIAAKALEAIDISPQMIEAGIEELVGKGTEDVGPIVHYTPRAKKVIELSVDESRKLGHSYIGTEHLLLALIREGEGVAARVLNNAGVGLNKARQQVLLLLGNNDNAQSGQQATQAANTPTLDSLARDLTQIAREGSLDPVIGRSKEITRVIEVLSRRTKNNPVLIGEPGVGKTAIAEGLAQQIINNEVPEILRDKRVMTLDMGTVVAGTKYRGEFEDRLKKVMDEIRQAGNVILFIDELHTLIGAGGAEGAIDASNILKPSLARGELQCIGATTLDEYRKYIEKDAALERRFQPIQVDEPTVEEAIQIIHGLRDRYEAHHRVKITDEAIEAAAKMGDRYISDRFLPDKAIDLIDEAGSKVRLRSFAVPPNLKALEDKLENVRSEKNAAVSGQEFEKAASLRDTEQKLKDEIEMTRKTWKEEQGKAESKVTVDDVAAVVSMWTGIPVAKIAHEESAKLLHLEEELHKRVVGQGEAVEAISRAIRRARAGLKDPKRPIGSFIFLGPTGVGKTELARALAEVMFGDEDAMIRVDMSEYMEKHSTSRLVGSPPGYVGFDDGGQLTEKVRRKPYSVVLLDEIEKAHPDVFNILLQVLEDGRLTDSKGRVVDFRNTVVIMTSNVGADALKYQKNLGFSLGSSESKHKDMKGTMLEELKKAFRPEFLNRIDEMIVFHSLEKEHLKEIISMMANTLTKRLQEQDITLELTDAALNKIAEEGYDPQYGARPLRRALQKQVEDRLSEELLKGNVEKGNQVVIDYVNDEFVVKKKEGVSISK from the coding sequence ATGATGTTTAATCGTTTTACACAACGCGCACAAAAAGTATTACAGCTTGCACAGGAAGAGGCAATTCGTTGGAAGCACGAATCAATAGGAACAGAGCACATTCTTTTAGGGCTTATTCGTGAGGGCGGTGGTATTGCAGCGAAAGCATTAGAAGCCATTGATATTAGCCCTCAAATGATTGAAGCTGGGATTGAAGAATTAGTTGGTAAAGGAACAGAGGATGTTGGACCAATCGTTCACTACACGCCTCGTGCCAAAAAAGTAATTGAACTATCTGTCGATGAGTCACGTAAATTAGGTCATTCCTATATCGGTACGGAGCACTTACTATTAGCGCTTATTCGTGAGGGTGAAGGGGTAGCCGCTCGTGTATTAAACAATGCAGGTGTAGGCTTAAACAAAGCTCGTCAGCAAGTATTACTGTTGTTAGGTAATAATGACAACGCACAATCTGGACAACAAGCGACGCAGGCTGCAAATACGCCAACTTTAGATAGCTTAGCACGCGATTTAACACAAATTGCTCGTGAAGGTTCACTAGACCCTGTGATTGGTCGCAGTAAGGAAATTACACGCGTTATTGAAGTACTATCACGTCGTACGAAAAATAACCCTGTGCTAATTGGTGAGCCAGGTGTAGGTAAAACGGCAATCGCAGAAGGCTTAGCACAACAAATTATTAACAACGAAGTACCAGAAATTTTGCGTGATAAACGTGTTATGACGCTTGATATGGGGACAGTTGTTGCTGGTACTAAATACCGTGGTGAATTTGAGGATCGCTTGAAAAAAGTGATGGATGAAATTCGACAAGCAGGCAATGTTATTTTATTTATTGATGAATTGCATACGTTAATCGGTGCAGGGGGAGCAGAAGGTGCAATTGACGCATCAAACATTTTAAAACCATCCCTAGCACGTGGAGAATTACAATGTATTGGTGCTACAACATTAGATGAGTACCGCAAATACATCGAAAAAGATGCAGCGTTAGAGCGCCGCTTCCAACCAATTCAAGTGGATGAACCAACTGTTGAAGAGGCGATTCAAATTATTCATGGTTTACGCGATCGCTATGAGGCACATCACCGTGTGAAAATTACAGATGAAGCAATTGAAGCAGCGGCAAAAATGGGTGATCGTTATATTTCAGACCGCTTCTTGCCTGATAAAGCAATCGACTTAATCGATGAAGCAGGTTCAAAAGTTCGCTTACGTTCATTTGCGGTGCCACCAAATTTAAAAGCACTAGAAGATAAACTAGAAAATGTTCGCTCTGAAAAAAATGCGGCTGTTTCTGGTCAGGAATTTGAAAAAGCAGCTTCGTTAAGAGATACAGAGCAAAAGCTAAAAGACGAAATTGAAATGACACGTAAAACATGGAAAGAAGAACAAGGCAAAGCTGAATCGAAAGTGACAGTTGATGATGTAGCAGCAGTAGTTTCTATGTGGACGGGAATACCAGTAGCCAAAATTGCACATGAAGAATCAGCTAAACTATTACATCTTGAAGAAGAATTACACAAGCGTGTGGTAGGTCAAGGCGAGGCAGTCGAGGCAATTTCTCGTGCAATTCGACGTGCAAGAGCTGGTTTAAAAGATCCAAAACGTCCAATTGGTTCATTTATTTTCCTCGGTCCTACAGGGGTGGGGAAAACAGAACTAGCTAGAGCGCTGGCAGAAGTAATGTTCGGTGATGAAGATGCGATGATTCGTGTTGACATGTCTGAATATATGGAGAAACATTCGACTTCACGTTTAGTTGGCTCACCTCCTGGTTATGTAGGCTTTGATGATGGTGGTCAGTTAACAGAAAAAGTTCGACGTAAACCATATTCTGTGGTGCTTCTTGATGAAATTGAAAAAGCACATCCAGATGTTTTCAATATTCTACTGCAAGTACTTGAAGATGGCCGTTTAACAGATTCTAAAGGACGTGTTGTTGATTTCCGTAATACGGTTGTGATTATGACTTCAAACGTTGGTGCGGATGCGCTAAAATATCAAAAAAATCTTGGCTTCAGCTTAGGAAGCTCAGAGTCGAAACATAAAGATATGAAGGGCACAATGCTTGAAGAATTGAAAAAAGCATTCCGTCCTGAATTCCTAAACCGTATCGACGAAATGATTGTGTTCCATTCATTAGAAAAAGAACACTTAAAAGAAATCATTTCAATGATGGCGAATACACTAACAAAACGTTTGCAAGAACAAGATATTACGTTAGAGTTAACAGATGCAGCACTCAATAAAATTGCAGAGGAAGGCTACGACCCTCAATATGGCGCTCGTCCACTTCGTCGTGCATTGCAAAAACAAGTGGAAGACCGTCTGTCGGAAGAACTGCTAAAAGGCAATGTAGAAAAAGGAAACCAAGTCGTAATTGATTATGTGAATGATGAATTCGTCGTGAAGAAAAAAGAAGGCGTTTCAATTTCCAAATAA
- a CDS encoding protein arginine kinase, translated as MMIESFLARATPAWMEMEDDYSDIVISTRIRLARNLDGYRFPLVFSENEALQVEQAVTHAIQDSPKLQERYSYFSIKDLTPLQRQILVEKHLISPQLAKKEQVGSMLLSEDESICIMVNEEDHLRIQCMTASFQLQKAYEEANKIDRALEGALPYAFRDTFGYLTSCPTNIGTGLRASVMMHLPALTLTGQMNQIINAMTRLGMTVRGIYGEGSENLGNVYQVSNQITLGKTEEDILADIQSVAEKIIQKERQARNKLMEKAELALEDRIYRALGTLTHARILTSEEAATCLSNVRLGVDLQLIHNIKATTLNECVVSMQPGFLQHYAGEALPPAERDRVRAKMLREALFLETMSKPTIGGKGEDSYDV; from the coding sequence ATGATGATTGAATCGTTTTTAGCGCGAGCTACACCTGCATGGATGGAAATGGAGGATGATTATTCAGATATCGTCATCAGTACACGCATTCGACTTGCTCGAAACTTAGATGGCTATCGTTTCCCTTTAGTTTTTTCAGAAAATGAAGCATTACAAGTAGAGCAAGCTGTGACACATGCCATTCAAGACAGTCCGAAACTTCAAGAAAGATATTCTTATTTTTCCATAAAAGATTTAACACCGTTACAACGTCAAATTTTAGTTGAGAAGCATTTAATTAGTCCACAGCTTGCAAAAAAAGAGCAAGTCGGCTCCATGTTGCTGTCTGAAGATGAATCAATTTGCATTATGGTGAACGAAGAAGACCATTTACGCATTCAATGTATGACGGCGAGTTTTCAACTTCAAAAGGCATACGAGGAAGCAAACAAAATTGATCGAGCCTTAGAAGGAGCCTTGCCATACGCATTTCGAGATACTTTCGGCTATTTAACAAGTTGCCCAACTAATATTGGTACCGGCTTACGTGCTTCGGTTATGATGCACCTTCCCGCACTTACATTGACAGGTCAGATGAATCAAATTATCAATGCAATGACGCGTTTAGGGATGACTGTCAGGGGTATATACGGTGAAGGTAGTGAAAATTTAGGGAATGTTTACCAGGTGTCGAATCAGATTACACTAGGTAAAACAGAAGAAGATATTTTAGCAGACATTCAAAGTGTTGCAGAAAAAATTATTCAAAAAGAACGGCAGGCAAGAAATAAGCTAATGGAAAAAGCGGAACTTGCCTTAGAAGATCGTATTTACAGGGCGTTGGGTACATTAACGCACGCGCGCATTTTAACAAGTGAGGAAGCTGCGACCTGTCTATCGAATGTACGTTTAGGTGTAGATTTACAGTTGATTCATAATATTAAAGCAACCACATTGAACGAATGTGTGGTCAGTATGCAACCAGGATTTTTACAGCACTATGCAGGAGAAGCCTTACCGCCTGCTGAACGGGATCGCGTTCGGGCAAAAATGCTGCGAGAGGCATTATTTTTAGAAACAATGAGTAAGCCTACTATAGGGGGAAAAGGAGAGGATTCATATGATGTTTAA
- a CDS encoding DUF4870 domain-containing protein: METKWSKVIIHASAFFAPFLVPIIFFLISSEEEVKNVSVQALLFQVVMGVLIVIASILSFVLIGLPFLLVFIAMVYIVPIIGIVKAISEEPWRYPIVGRWV; encoded by the coding sequence ATGGAAACAAAATGGTCTAAGGTCATCATACATGCCAGTGCGTTTTTTGCGCCATTTTTAGTGCCGATTATATTTTTCTTAATTAGTTCGGAAGAAGAAGTGAAAAACGTTTCTGTGCAAGCTTTATTGTTCCAAGTCGTAATGGGTGTACTAATTGTAATTGCTAGTATTTTAAGCTTTGTATTAATTGGTTTACCTTTCTTACTAGTATTTATCGCTATGGTATACATCGTACCAATTATCGGTATTGTAAAGGCGATTTCAGAGGAACCTTGGCGTTATCCGATTGTTGGTCGCTGGGTATAA
- a CDS encoding UvrB/UvrC motif-containing protein codes for MICEHCKQRNATVTVTQVQNGQKVEHHYCDVCASQFHPFHAEFKQEPVSIQQLLSNWFGSPTWQKVGEKQQAPPQQQTCPQCGFTYKRFLKEGKFGCTSCYDTFSEHLPKLFNRIQAGPQHIGKMPGARSNVFVIKKQIEDIRKRMKAAVNEEQFEEAAKLRDEAKNLEQQLQFEGGDVS; via the coding sequence ATGATTTGCGAACATTGCAAGCAGCGCAATGCGACAGTAACTGTGACACAAGTTCAAAATGGGCAGAAGGTGGAGCACCATTATTGCGATGTCTGTGCCTCTCAGTTCCATCCGTTCCATGCAGAGTTTAAACAAGAGCCTGTATCGATTCAACAATTGTTATCCAATTGGTTTGGCTCACCTACATGGCAAAAAGTTGGTGAAAAACAGCAAGCGCCACCTCAGCAACAAACATGTCCACAATGTGGATTTACGTATAAGCGATTTTTAAAAGAAGGTAAATTTGGATGTACCAGTTGCTATGATACATTTAGTGAGCATTTGCCAAAGCTATTTAATCGCATTCAAGCGGGACCACAGCATATAGGTAAAATGCCTGGTGCTCGAAGCAATGTTTTTGTCATTAAAAAGCAAATTGAAGATATTCGAAAACGCATGAAGGCCGCTGTTAACGAGGAGCAGTTTGAAGAAGCAGCGAAGCTTCGCGACGAAGCAAAAAATCTCGAACAGCAGCTACAATTCGAAGGTGGTGATGTGTCATGA
- the radA gene encoding DNA repair protein RadA, producing MAKKKTKFVCTGCGYESAKWMGRCPGCGEWNKMVEEVEVVAKGPRGAFQHSATVTQKAVPIIQVEAAEESRVATEMGELNRVLGGGIVPGSLVLIGGDPGIGKSTLLLQVSALLSNKGHRVLYISGEESIRQTKLRAERLGVVSQELYIYSETNLELLNQTIDDVQPKFVIVDSIQTVFHPEVTSAPGSVSQVRECTAELMRIAKTKGIAIFLVGHVTKEGQIAGPRILEHMVDTVLYFEGERHHNHRILRSQKNRFGSTNEIAIFEMLQGGLKEVLNPSELFLQERSQGAAGSTIVASMEGTRPILVEIQSLVTPTSFNYPKRMATGVDQNRVQLLMAVLEKRMGLMLQAQDAYIKVAGGVKLDEPAIDLAVLTSIVSSFKDQAVRGTDCFIGEVGLTGEVRRVTRIEQRVLEAAKLGFKRAFIPASNIGGWDFPPGIEIVGVETIKDALNACFREL from the coding sequence ATGGCGAAGAAAAAAACTAAATTTGTCTGTACAGGTTGTGGCTATGAATCTGCAAAGTGGATGGGACGCTGTCCAGGATGTGGTGAATGGAATAAAATGGTTGAGGAAGTAGAGGTTGTGGCGAAAGGTCCAAGAGGGGCATTCCAGCACTCTGCAACTGTCACGCAAAAGGCTGTACCGATTATCCAAGTAGAAGCGGCTGAGGAGTCTCGGGTCGCTACAGAAATGGGTGAGCTCAATCGTGTCTTGGGTGGAGGAATTGTTCCTGGATCTCTGGTGTTAATCGGGGGTGATCCGGGTATCGGAAAATCGACATTGCTATTACAGGTGTCTGCGTTGTTGTCCAATAAAGGTCATCGCGTGCTCTATATTTCTGGTGAGGAATCCATTCGACAAACGAAACTACGTGCAGAGCGTTTAGGGGTTGTATCTCAAGAGCTGTATATTTATTCGGAGACGAATTTAGAGTTGTTAAATCAAACAATCGACGATGTACAACCAAAGTTTGTGATTGTGGATTCTATCCAAACGGTGTTCCATCCAGAGGTGACAAGTGCGCCAGGTAGTGTATCACAAGTACGTGAATGTACAGCGGAGCTAATGCGGATAGCGAAAACAAAAGGCATTGCCATTTTCTTAGTTGGGCATGTGACGAAGGAAGGGCAAATTGCAGGACCACGTATTTTAGAGCATATGGTTGATACAGTGCTGTATTTCGAAGGAGAACGACATCACAATCACCGTATTTTACGGAGCCAAAAAAACCGCTTTGGTTCTACAAATGAAATTGCTATCTTTGAAATGCTTCAGGGGGGCTTAAAGGAAGTTTTGAATCCGTCTGAACTATTTTTACAGGAACGTTCACAAGGGGCAGCAGGTTCAACAATCGTGGCATCAATGGAGGGAACAAGGCCAATTTTAGTAGAAATCCAATCACTTGTAACCCCTACAAGCTTTAATTATCCGAAACGGATGGCAACAGGAGTGGACCAAAATCGTGTGCAATTGCTTATGGCAGTGCTTGAAAAGCGCATGGGTCTCATGTTACAAGCACAGGATGCATATATTAAAGTTGCTGGCGGAGTAAAGCTAGATGAGCCTGCTATTGACTTAGCTGTCTTGACGAGTATTGTTTCTAGCTTTAAGGATCAGGCAGTACGGGGAACAGATTGCTTTATTGGAGAAGTAGGGTTAACAGGAGAGGTTCGTCGTGTTACACGAATTGAACAACGTGTGTTAGAGGCGGCAAAACTAGGATTTAAGCGAGCATTTATCCCTGCATCTAATATTGGTGGTTGGGATTTCCCGCCTGGTATTGAAATTGTTGGTGTGGAAACAATTAAAGATGCATTAAATGCCTGCTTTAGAGAGCTATAA
- a CDS encoding CtsR family transcriptional regulator encodes MRNISDIIEGYLKQVLELGGEGHIEIKRSEIADKFQCVPSQINYVINTRFTAERGYLVESKRGGGGYIRILRVRANSQIDLIDDVLLQIEGGASQTVAEDLVYRLIDEQVISKREAKLMLAAVDRSTLDLQLPLRDSIRAKILRAMLTTIKYEKQK; translated from the coding sequence ATGCGTAATATTTCAGACATCATAGAAGGCTACTTAAAGCAAGTACTTGAATTAGGTGGAGAAGGGCATATTGAAATTAAACGAAGTGAAATTGCAGATAAATTTCAATGTGTGCCCTCACAAATAAATTATGTAATTAATACAAGATTTACAGCCGAGCGGGGTTACCTTGTTGAAAGTAAACGAGGTGGGGGTGGATACATTCGAATTTTACGTGTCCGTGCAAACTCACAAATTGATTTAATCGATGATGTGCTCCTACAAATTGAAGGTGGAGCCTCGCAAACAGTGGCGGAAGATTTAGTATATCGTTTAATTGATGAGCAGGTTATTTCAAAGCGTGAAGCGAAATTAATGTTAGCAGCGGTTGACCGCTCAACTTTAGATTTGCAGCTACCTTTACGGGATAGCATTCGAGCGAAAATTTTGCGAGCGATGTTAACCACTATAAAATACGAAAAGCAAAAGTAA